The sequence below is a genomic window from Spirochaetaceae bacterium.
AGCCGCTGCCATACAGGAACTCCAGCAGAAGCAGGTCGCGCAGGCTCCAGAAGTCGGCAGGTGCGCCGCCCGCGCTCTCGGCGGCGTGGTCGTGCGGGCGGGCCGCGTCGATCAGTCTGTGCGCTTCGCCGGCGAACAGAAAGCTCGGCAGGCGCTTGCCGGTCTTCAGGCCCCGCTGGCCCTGCGCCGGGTTGGCTTCCGGCGCCGCCGGCGTGCCTTCCAGAAAGCGATAGAAGCCGCGTACGGCCGACACCGCGCGGTTGACGCTGGCGGCGCTGTGCCCGGCGCGCGTCAATTGGCCCACGAAACCGCGAACCTGGCGCGGCGTTGCCTGTGCCGCGGGCACCCCGACGCTGCCGAGGTACTCCACGTAACGAGCAAGGTCGCCCCGATAGGCGCGCACGGTGTGCGCGGAGTAGCCGCGCACCACGGCCAGGTAGCTCAGGTAACGCTGCACGCCGCCGTCGGCAGGTGCGGCCGCCGCCGGCTGCGGCGGCGCCTCCGCTGCGGCGCTGCTCCGGTCGGTAGCCGCCGGCGGCTCTGTCGGGGCTCGGTAACTCTTCATCCTCACCTTTCGGTTCCGCGATCGTCGCCGGCAGCGGCGATGCCGCCATGCGCCGGCGCCGCCCGCCCGGCCTGCTCGGCGGCAAACATCCTCGCCAGCCACGCTCCTGCGGCACGCTGCCGCGCCGGGGGCAGCAGCGCACGCATCCGCCCGCCGCCGCCGAGCGGATGCGGCACGCCGGCCTCGCGCAACACGTCGCCGGCATCGGTCGCCGGCATCGCGCCCTCCTCGACCAGTTGCGCACCTCCGGCGGCACGCGGCCCGGCCAGACCGTCGGCCGCCACCAGCACGTCGCGGCCCTGGTCGGCCGCGCACCGCGCCGTGATGAGAGCCCCCGACCTGGCGGGCGCCTCAACCATGACCACCGCGCGGCTCAGACCCGCCACGATGCGGTTGCGCTGAGGGAAGTGGTGCGCAAGCGGCGCCACTCCGGGTGGGAACTCGCTCACCAGACAGCCGCTCCGCAGGATCCGCATTGCCACCTCCCGGCTGCTCGCGGGATAGATCCGGTCGATGCCGCAACCGAGCACCGCGACCGTGGCGCACCCCTCACCCTGCCAGCCGGCCAGACTTCCGCGGTGGACCTCCAGGTCGATCCCGCGCGCCAGACCCGAAACCGACGTTACCCCGGCACGCGCCAAGTCGAACCCGAACCCATACGCCGTCCATCGGCCGCGACCGGTGGGCTGCCGGGTGCCCACCACCGACACCAGCGGCGCCGGCGGCGGCGGCAGGCGGCCGCCGCGATGAAAGAGTACTACCGGTGGATCGAAAATCTCCCGCAGGATCCGCGGGTAGCGGGGCTCCCACAGAAAAGTGCACTGCCACACCTCTCGGGTCAAGCGTTCGGCATCGGCGCCGGCGCGCTCCAGCCACGCGGACGGCGACAGCGTCCGGTTGCGCAGCCGCCGCCCCAGCAACGCCGCCAGCCGCTCCGCCGACAGGTCGGCGAATTCGCTCAGCCGGCAGCGGCGCAGCACCGTGCAGCGCTCCACCGGCCGCAGGAAAGACATTCTCGCCAGCGCCAGCGCAAGCAGCCGGCGCGCACCAGGTTCTCGTTCTGCCCATCTCACGCCTCATATAACGGCATCGGAACCGTCGCGCTTCATCCGCGCGGATGGTAGCGGCGGTGCTCGGCGTGCAGTTCCTCGCGTTCGACGTGCGTATAGATCTGGGTGGTGGTAAGATCGGCGTGGCCAAGCAGTTCCTGTACCGAGCGCAGATCGGCGCCGCCGGCGAGCAGGTGGGTGGCGAACGAGTGGCGCAGCGTGTGCACCTTGGCGTCGATCCCGGCACCCGCGCACACCTCCTGAAAACGCTTCCAGATGCCCTTGCGGGAGAGGCGCCCGCCGCGCTGATTGAGGAATGCCGCGTCGGTGGCGGCGCCGCCGCACAGCAGGTGCGGACGCGCCTCGGTGAGGTAGCGGCCGAGCCACGCGACCGCCGGCTCCCCCAGCGGCACGATGCGTTCGCGCGAACCCTTGCCGAGCACGCGCACGCACGCCTGGGCAAGGTAGAGGCGCCCGCGGTCGAGCGCCACCACCTCTCCGACGCGCAACCCGGCGGAGTAGATCAGCTCGAACAGCGCACGGTCGCGGATGCCGGCCGGGGTGCCGGTGTCGATGGCGGCCAGGAAGCGCTCCACTTGCGCCACCGACAGCACGCGGGGAATGCGCCGTCCGGAGCGCGGCGGCGCGACGCGTGCCGCCGGGTTGTCCGCCTCTCCCGCCCCGCCGGCAAGGCCGCGAGCGTCCGGGCGCTCGGCGCGCAGGAACCGG
It includes:
- the dprA gene encoding DNA-processing protein DprA, whose product is MSFLRPVERCTVLRRCRLSEFADLSAERLAALLGRRLRNRTLSPSAWLERAGADAERLTREVWQCTFLWEPRYPRILREIFDPPVVLFHRGGRLPPPPAPLVSVVGTRQPTGRGRWTAYGFGFDLARAGVTSVSGLARGIDLEVHRGSLAGWQGEGCATVAVLGCGIDRIYPASSREVAMRILRSGCLVSEFPPGVAPLAHHFPQRNRIVAGLSRAVVMVEAPARSGALITARCAADQGRDVLVAADGLAGPRAAGGAQLVEEGAMPATDAGDVLREAGVPHPLGGGGRMRALLPPARQRAAGAWLARMFAAEQAGRAAPAHGGIAAAGDDRGTER
- a CDS encoding tyrosine-type recombinase/integrase; translation: PPPPPPAPPPPPPPPPPPGEVVAYLVERQGEGAGSGTLAKALSALRAWYRFLRAERPDARGLAGGAGEADNPAARVAPPRSGRRIPRVLSVAQVERFLAAIDTGTPAGIRDRALFELIYSAGLRVGEVVALDRGRLYLAQACVRVLGKGSRERIVPLGEPAVAWLGRYLTEARPHLLCGGAATDAAFLNQRGGRLSRKGIWKRFQEVCAGAGIDAKVHTLRHSFATHLLAGGADLRSVQELLGHADLTTTQIYTHVEREELHAEHRRYHPRG